A window of the Polaribacter batillariae genome harbors these coding sequences:
- a CDS encoding 3'-5' exonuclease, translated as MNLKIKLNNILFLDIETVPQEEYWSSVSKEMQKLFEKKTQYQRKEEFTAAAFYERAGIWAEFGKIICISAGYFVEVEKRNQLRITSFFGNDEYKILVDFKNLLNKHFSKPSNVLCAHNGKEFDFPFIARRMIVHQIELPQKLNLFGKKPWEVPHLDTLELWKFGDYKHYTSLKLLTSILGISSPKDDIDGSEVANVYYKEKNIERIVKYCEKDTIAVAQVLLRFNNENLLEEKDIVSVN; from the coding sequence ATGAACTTGAAAATTAAATTGAATAACATCTTATTTTTAGATATAGAAACTGTGCCACAAGAAGAGTACTGGAGTTCTGTATCGAAAGAAATGCAAAAGCTTTTCGAGAAGAAAACACAATACCAAAGAAAAGAAGAGTTTACAGCAGCAGCATTTTATGAAAGAGCAGGTATTTGGGCAGAATTCGGAAAGATAATTTGTATTTCTGCAGGTTACTTTGTAGAGGTCGAAAAAAGAAACCAATTAAGAATTACCTCGTTTTTTGGTAATGATGAATATAAAATTTTGGTAGATTTTAAGAACCTATTAAACAAGCATTTTTCGAAACCTTCGAATGTTTTATGCGCACACAATGGAAAAGAGTTCGACTTTCCTTTTATTGCTAGAAGAATGATTGTACACCAAATAGAACTGCCTCAAAAACTAAACTTATTTGGAAAAAAACCGTGGGAAGTACCACATTTAGACACTTTAGAACTGTGGAAATTTGGCGATTATAAACATTATACTTCTTTAAAACTGCTTACTTCTATTTTAGGAATTTCTTCGCCAAAAGACGATATCGATGGTAGCGAAGTTGCAAATGTTTATTACAAAGAAAAAAACATCGAACGAATTGTAAAGTATTGCGAAAAAGACACCATTGCTGTAGCCCAGGTTTTATTGCGTTTTAACAACGAAAATTTACTCGAAGAAAAAGATATTGTTAGTGTAAATTAA
- a CDS encoding succinate dehydrogenase/fumarate reductase iron-sulfur subunit, which translates to MNLTLKIWRQKDASSKGQMVDYKVTEISEHMSFLEMMDVLNEQLVNSGEEPVAFDHDCREGICGMCSMYINGEAHGPDRGVTTCQLHMRMFKDGDTITIEPFRAAAFPVLKDLVVDRSSFDRIQHAGGYISVNTSGNTQDANSIPISKHAADTAMDAATCIGCGACVATCKNSSAMLFVGAKVSQYALLPQGQVESADRVRNMVAQMDLEGFGNCTNTGACEVECPKGISLENIARMNRELMKASF; encoded by the coding sequence ATGAATCTTACACTTAAAATTTGGAGACAAAAAGACGCAAGTTCAAAAGGTCAAATGGTCGATTATAAAGTAACTGAAATTTCAGAACACATGTCTTTTTTAGAAATGATGGATGTTTTAAATGAACAGTTAGTAAATTCTGGTGAAGAACCAGTTGCTTTCGATCACGATTGTAGAGAAGGAATTTGCGGCATGTGTTCTATGTACATAAACGGTGAAGCCCATGGACCAGACAGAGGGGTAACTACCTGTCAATTACACATGAGAATGTTTAAAGATGGCGATACAATTACCATAGAACCATTTAGAGCAGCTGCCTTTCCAGTATTAAAAGATTTAGTAGTAGATAGAAGTTCTTTCGATAGAATACAACATGCAGGAGGTTATATTTCTGTAAATACATCAGGAAACACGCAAGATGCAAACTCAATTCCTATTTCTAAACATGCAGCAGATACAGCAATGGATGCTGCCACTTGTATTGGTTGTGGAGCTTGTGTTGCAACGTGTAAAAACAGCTCTGCCATGTTATTTGTAGGTGCAAAAGTATCTCAATACGCTTTATTACCACAAGGTCAAGTAGAATCAGCAGACAGAGTTCGAAACATGGTTGCACAAATGGATTTAGAAGGTTTTGGAAACTGTACAAATACAGGTGCTTGTGAAGTAGAATGCCCTAAAGGAATTTCTTTAGAAAACATTGCCAGAATGAACCGCGAATTGATGAAAGCCTCTTTTTAG
- a CDS encoding AAA family ATPase — MKEKLIIKNFGPIKSVNLDLGKITVLIGEQATGKSTIAKVLSMCRYFSYIVNFSDNETQTIKFTRNNQFLDGLKDWGIENYLNKNSYFFYQNKHYDFEFKNELITEYENLAFEDDYRKEYYKPQTRIKPNSKLFKELIFQLFDLKKETYSNVEKDTDLVDLINWYPNENFFRLNVKKVMNNPLFVPVERGFQSISVGKDSLLADAILDELAKINRIVRGYNIDVNIKPLDIVLRNENGLSKVKKEGQDNFYYLHQGASGFQSTVHVFLAVKFNNDLKVNKGRTFVIEEPELNLFPKTQKKIIEFFTESVNNFNNQFVLPTHSPYILTTLNNLIYAYKIGTSEKGMFQKEVNAIIPKEFWIDVSNISVFYLNNGKAKDLVNVKECLINLDDLDSVSETVNSDFDKLLQIDMTLEKEVQE, encoded by the coding sequence GTGAAAGAAAAACTCATCATAAAAAACTTTGGACCTATTAAATCTGTTAATTTAGATCTAGGTAAAATTACGGTGCTTATTGGAGAACAAGCAACTGGTAAAAGTACGATTGCCAAGGTTTTAAGCATGTGTAGGTATTTTTCTTATATTGTTAATTTTTCAGATAATGAAACTCAAACCATAAAGTTTACAAGAAATAATCAATTTCTTGATGGATTAAAAGATTGGGGTATTGAAAATTATTTGAATAAAAATTCTTATTTTTTTTATCAAAATAAACATTATGACTTTGAATTTAAAAATGAATTAATTACCGAATACGAAAATTTGGCCTTTGAGGATGACTATAGAAAAGAATATTATAAACCTCAAACAAGAATTAAACCTAATTCTAAACTTTTTAAAGAATTAATCTTTCAGTTATTCGATCTAAAGAAAGAAACTTATAGCAATGTCGAAAAAGATACAGATTTAGTAGATTTAATTAATTGGTATCCTAATGAAAATTTTTTTAGATTAAATGTAAAAAAGGTAATGAATAACCCTTTATTTGTTCCTGTAGAGAGAGGGTTTCAATCAATATCTGTAGGTAAAGATTCTCTGTTAGCAGATGCAATTTTAGATGAGTTAGCAAAAATAAATAGAATTGTTAGAGGTTATAATATCGATGTAAACATTAAACCTCTTGACATTGTTTTAAGAAATGAAAACGGATTAAGCAAAGTTAAGAAAGAAGGTCAAGATAATTTTTATTATTTGCATCAAGGAGCAAGTGGTTTCCAATCAACAGTACATGTTTTTTTAGCTGTTAAATTTAATAATGATTTAAAAGTTAATAAAGGAAGAACTTTTGTTATTGAAGAACCTGAGCTTAATTTATTCCCAAAAACACAAAAAAAAATAATAGAATTTTTTACAGAATCTGTTAATAATTTTAATAATCAGTTTGTTTTACCAACTCATAGCCCATATATTTTAACCACATTAAATAATTTAATATATGCTTATAAAATTGGCACATCAGAAAAAGGAATGTTTCAAAAAGAAGTAAATGCTATTATTCCAAAAGAATTTTGGATAGATGTAAGTAATATTTCTGTATTTTATTTAAATAATGGGAAAGCGAAAGATTTAGTAAATGTAAAAGAATGTTTAATTAATTTAGATGATTTAGACAGTGTTTCTGAAACTGTTAATAGTGATTTTGATAAACTATTACAAATTGATATGACTTTAGAAAAAGAGGTTCAAGAATAA